In the Sus scrofa isolate TJ Tabasco breed Duroc chromosome 7, Sscrofa11.1, whole genome shotgun sequence genome, one interval contains:
- the RIOK1 gene encoding serine/threonine-protein kinase RIO1 isoform X1, which yields MSEGEMEEEEEEEYDDDDWDWDDGVGRLTRCYASSGGSNPQPNRQTPNCNSARMSTPADKVLRKFENKINLDKLNVTDSVINKVTEKSRQKEADMYRIKDKADRATVEQVLDPRTRMILFKMLTRGVIAEIHGCISTGKEANVYHARTASGESRAIKIYKTSILVFKDRDKYVSGEFRFRHGYCKGNPRKMVKTWAEKEMRNLIRLSTAQIPCPEPVLLRSHVLVMGFIGRGDTPAPLLKNVPLSESKARELYVQVIEYMRRMYQDARLVHADLSEFNLLYQGGGVYVIDVSQSVEHDHPHALEFLRKDCANVNDFFLKHGVAVMTVRELFEFVTDPSITHENVDAYLSKAMEIASQRTKEEKSSQEHVDEEVFKRAYIPRTLNDVKQYERDVDVMMALKEEDLALNAQQDSILYQTVTGLKKDLSGVQKVPALLEDQVKEKSCSDSEDTGSSACSDTDSEERGGQANSRKPTTDLEVDKKERKKMVKEAQREKRKNKIPKHVKKRKEKTAKTKKGK from the exons ATGAGTGAAGgtgagatggaggaggaggaggaggaggagtacGATGACGACGACTGGGACTGGGACGACGGAGTCGGAAGACTCACCAGGTGCTACGCCTCAAGCGGAGGGAGTAACCCACAG CCAAATCGACAGACTCCCAACTGCAATTCAGCCAGAATGTCTACTCCAGCAGACAAAGTCTTACGGAAATTTGAGAACAAAATTAATCTAG atAAACTAAATGTTACTGATTCTGTCATAAACAAAGTCACCGAAAAGTCTAGACAAAAGGAAGCAGATAT GTATCGCATCAAAGACAAGGCGGACAGAGCAACCGTAGAACAG GTGTTGGATCCCAGGACGCGAATGATCCTGTTCAAGATGTTGACGAGAGGAGTGATAGCGGAGATCCACGGCTGCATCAGCACCGGGAAGGAG GCTAATGTTTACCATGCTCGCACAGCAAGTGGAGAGAGCAGAGCcatcaaaatttataaaacttctATTCTGGTGTTCAAAGACCGGGATAAGTATGTAAGTGGCGAATTCAG ATTTCGTCATGGGTACTGTAAAGGCAATCCCAGGAAAATGGTGAAAACTTGGGCGGAAAAAGAGATGAGGAACCTCATCAG GCTAAGCACAGCACAGATCCCATGCCCGGAACCTGTCCTGCTAAGAAGCCATGTGCTGGTCATGGGTTTCATTGGAAGAGGCGACAC GCCAGCACCACTGTTGAAAAATGTTCCGTTATCAGAATCCAAGGCTCGCGAGCTGTACGTGCAGGTGATCGAGTACATGAGGAGGATGTACCAGGACGCCAGGCTTGTGCACGCGGATCTCAGCGAGTTCAACCTGCT GTACCAGGGTGGAGGCGTGTACGTCATTGACGTTTCCCAGTCCGTGGAGCACGACCACCCGCATGCCTTGGAGTTCTTGAGAAAGGACTGTGCCAACGTCAACG ATTTCTTTCTGAAGCACGGGGTGGCTGTGATGACCGTGCGGGAGCTCTTTGAATTTGTCACCGATCCATCAATTACACATGAGAACGTGGATGCTTATCTCTCAAAG GCCATGGAAATAGCATCTCAAAGGACCAAGGAAGAAAAGTCCAGCCAAGAGCACGTGGATGAAGAG GTGTTTAAGCGAGCCTACATCCCTCGAACCTTGAATGACGTGAAACAGTACGAGAGGGATGTGGACGTGATGATGGCGTTGAAGGAGGAGGACTTGGCCTTGAACGCCCAGCAGGACAGC ATCCTGTACCAGACGGTCACGGGGCTGAAGAAGGATCTGTCCGGAGTCCAGAAG gtccctgccctcctggaagaTCAAGTGAAGGAGAAGAGTTGTTCGGACTCAGAAGACACCGGGAGCTCTGCGTGTTCTGACACGGACTCGGAAGAGCGGGGAGGCCAGGCCAACTCCAGGAAGCCTACCACTGACCTTGAAGTTGATAAAAAG gaaagaaaaaagatggtcaAGGAAGCCCAgcgagagaaaagaaaaaacaaaattcctaaacatgtgaaaaaaagaaaggagaagacagCCAAGACGAAAAAGGGCAAATAG
- the RIOK1 gene encoding serine/threonine-protein kinase RIO1 (The RefSeq protein has 1 substitution compared to this genomic sequence) encodes MDYRRLLMSRVVPGQFDDADSSDSEKIDSKTVREDVLFEDLQNNVNEKMSEGEMEEEEEEEYDDDDWDWDDGVGRLTRCYASSGRSNPQPNRQTPNCNSARMSTPADKVLRKFENKINLDKLNVTDSVINKVTEKSRQKEADMYRIKDKADRATVEQVLDPRTRMILFKMLTRGVIAEIHGCISTGKEANVYHARTASGESRAIKIYKTSILVFKDRDKYVSGEFRFRHGYCKGNPRKMVKTWAEKEMRNLIRLSTAQIPCPEPVLLRSHVLVMGFIGRGDTPAPLLKNVPLSESKARELYVQVIEYMRRMYQDARLVHADLSEFNLLYQGGGVYVIDVSQSVEHDHPHALEFLRKDCANVNDFFLKHGVAVMTVRELFEFVTDPSITHENVDAYLSKAMEIASQRTKEEKSSQEHVDEEVFKRAYIPRTLNDVKQYERDVDVMMALKEEDLALNAQQDSILYQTVTGLKKDLSGVQKVPALLEDQVKEKSCSDSEDTGSSACSDTDSEERGGQANSRKPTTDLEVDKKERKKMVKEAQREKRKNKIPKHVKKRKEKTAKTKKGK; translated from the exons ATGGACTACCGGCGGCTGCTGATGAGTCGGGTGGTCCCGGGGCAGTTTGACGACGCCGACTCCTCCGACAG TGAAAAAATTGACTCGAAGACGGTCAGAGAGGATGTTCTGTTTGAAGACCTTCAAAATAACGTGAATGAGAAGATGAGTGAAGgtgagatggaggaggaggaggaggaggagtacGATGACGACGACTGGGACTGGGACGACGGAGTCGGAAGACTCACCAGGTGCTACGCCTCAAGCGGAGGGAGTAACCCACAG CCAAATCGACAGACTCCCAACTGCAATTCAGCCAGAATGTCTACTCCAGCAGACAAAGTCTTACGGAAATTTGAGAACAAAATTAATCTAG atAAACTAAATGTTACTGATTCTGTCATAAACAAAGTCACCGAAAAGTCTAGACAAAAGGAAGCAGATAT GTATCGCATCAAAGACAAGGCGGACAGAGCAACCGTAGAACAG GTGTTGGATCCCAGGACGCGAATGATCCTGTTCAAGATGTTGACGAGAGGAGTGATAGCGGAGATCCACGGCTGCATCAGCACCGGGAAGGAG GCTAATGTTTACCATGCTCGCACAGCAAGTGGAGAGAGCAGAGCcatcaaaatttataaaacttctATTCTGGTGTTCAAAGACCGGGATAAGTATGTAAGTGGCGAATTCAG ATTTCGTCATGGGTACTGTAAAGGCAATCCCAGGAAAATGGTGAAAACTTGGGCGGAAAAAGAGATGAGGAACCTCATCAG GCTAAGCACAGCACAGATCCCATGCCCGGAACCTGTCCTGCTAAGAAGCCATGTGCTGGTCATGGGTTTCATTGGAAGAGGCGACAC GCCAGCACCACTGTTGAAAAATGTTCCGTTATCAGAATCCAAGGCTCGCGAGCTGTACGTGCAGGTGATCGAGTACATGAGGAGGATGTACCAGGACGCCAGGCTTGTGCACGCGGATCTCAGCGAGTTCAACCTGCT GTACCAGGGTGGAGGCGTGTACGTCATTGACGTTTCCCAGTCCGTGGAGCACGACCACCCGCATGCCTTGGAGTTCTTGAGAAAGGACTGTGCCAACGTCAACG ATTTCTTTCTGAAGCACGGGGTGGCTGTGATGACCGTGCGGGAGCTCTTTGAATTTGTCACCGATCCATCAATTACACATGAGAACGTGGATGCTTATCTCTCAAAG GCCATGGAAATAGCATCTCAAAGGACCAAGGAAGAAAAGTCCAGCCAAGAGCACGTGGATGAAGAG GTGTTTAAGCGAGCCTACATCCCTCGAACCTTGAATGACGTGAAACAGTACGAGAGGGATGTGGACGTGATGATGGCGTTGAAGGAGGAGGACTTGGCCTTGAACGCCCAGCAGGACAGC ATCCTGTACCAGACGGTCACGGGGCTGAAGAAGGATCTGTCCGGAGTCCAGAAG gtccctgccctcctggaagaTCAAGTGAAGGAGAAGAGTTGTTCGGACTCAGAAGACACCGGGAGCTCTGCGTGTTCTGACACGGACTCGGAAGAGCGGGGAGGCCAGGCCAACTCCAGGAAGCCTACCACTGACCTTGAAGTTGATAAAAAG gaaagaaaaaagatggtcaAGGAAGCCCAgcgagagaaaagaaaaaacaaaattcctaaacatgtgaaaaaaagaaaggagaagacagCCAAGACGAAAAAGGGCAAATAG